The window GCGTCGACTAAAATCCAGACCCATACAGAAATACAGCACCGGGTTCATGCAGCTGTTGAAATAGGCTAAGTTTGAAGCCTTACCCCATCCTTCTTTTACTGCTTTGTTGTGTTTATTCACCAACTTCATCAGCCCAAGAATGTGGTAGGGAGCCCAACATAAGAAAAAGGCACAGACCAATACAGCAAGAACCCGAAGAGGCCTCGATTTTCCAGAGAATCGTGTTCTGCGTATCCCAACAGCAGCTAGTATGTAACAGACGAGGATGACCAGGAAGGGCAGCAAAAATCCACAGATAAAACGAGCGCAGTAGTAGAAGTACTTTGATGATATGTGACCTTCTTCCTCCtggaaataaaattatgaatacatgatattaaatataatctttATGCAATCTAATGAAAGGTAGCAAATGCAGGAATTTGTAAAGCTGTTCTGACCTTGTATGAGCAATGGGTCAAATTGTACTTGTCAACGTAGCTCTGTCGGAACACAAAGTACGGTGAACTGAACATCACCGCTACAATCCAGACTCCCACACTGAGCATACGAGCGAGACATAATGTCCGTCGTTTTCTGGTCAACACTGGACAGCAAATGCAGAGCGCTCGATCAACACTGATGATAGCCAGaagaaaaacactgcagaaCATGTTGGCGTACTTGAAGAAACCATCtaacttgcagagaaaatctCCAAAATGCCAGTCATCATAGAAAATGCTTTTGATGATAGAAGTGATTCGTGTCAGACAGAAGATCAGGTCTGCTACAGCGAGATTGACCAGCCAAACATTTGTGACAGTGGGTTTCATGCGGAAGCCGGCCACCCAGATGACCAAAGAGTTCCCGGTGGTGCCGAGGAGAACTAAACTTACATAGAAGACAATGTCCAGTGTTGTTCTTTCATAGGACGTTGAGATTTTGGAGTTGGAGTTAAAGGAATGGGTTGTATTTGAAGTCATTCTACAAGCAAAACAGATAAATTCTTAAAaggtgcttttttgtttttttcatctgtAGGTCTACAGCAACTTTCATATGCTTACGCACTCAACTTGGATCTGTCCACACAATCTGTACACTATAAGCATGTGGTTACCATAGTCTCACAAGCTTCACCTCACAGTTAGATAAGCGTGATGAGAGTTGTCTGGCAACCAAGAGTGTACAGGGTATTAAACTGATAGGGTTTACTTGGAAGTCATAATAGGGACACTGATTTCAGCAACAGATTTAGAATTTTCCAGCTTGGTTGACATTTCTGCTCCCATTACATTTAGGAATTCATTCACCCTTTaatcaatgcattttattcatattttatttaaaattcagtgtattctaaaaaattatttatcattatcTTATTGTAAATTGTCTTTCAAAACAGTGAACTAAATCTGGTGAGGAAATGCTGTGTTCTTACCTGCTGTGTCAGTAAGCGTTTTTGCAATAATCAGCCCAAGCTATCGGTCTCAGAATAAACAGCATTGCAAAGTCCTTTGTCAGTGTGTTCAGCATAGATTGTTTGAGTGTTAAATAGTCACTGTACCATCAGTgtgcaaataaatatacaagCATCTTTGACGTTACTTGCagctgttaattttttttttttttaactgcttttGCCTAGTCATTTTATAGTATGTTCTTTAGCAACAAGGGAAGACAGGCAGGAAGAGGGAGGAGGCATGCAAGTTTTGTCTACAAACTCTCCAGATTTCTGAGTACAGATAACTCACAGTGCCATTTAAATTGTTGAAGTGTGTGCTATATATTTAACAGCATAAACAGTGTATCTCTTTGGCACAATATGTATGGTAGGAATTTATTAGTAGCCTATATTTAATAGCAGAGTTCAGTATGAATATATCTAGTATACACTGTCTGGCACTTATCTATGTACACTTTAGATACCAATATGTAAAgtactaacatgttactaactgTGCTGCCACAGTGccaggtttgtttgttttgagctTGTGGATTCAATAAAGCTGTAGAAAAATAGCAAGCCAACACAAATTTAGTTAACAAGCGTAATCATACATCTTATTTATCTTACTtatctaaattgcctaaaacaGGGCTATcgaaacttggtcctggagggccactgtcctgctgagtttaactccaaccccagttaaacacacctaaactagtagttcacttccaaaacaaaaatgtacagataatgtactcaccccattgtcatccaagatgttcatgtctttctttcccagccgagaaataaaggtcttatctagtgaaacgatcagtcttttttaaaaaaaaaaacatgaatgtttacatactttttaacctaaaatgcttgtcttgtctagctctgccatgtgcATACGTACTCTGTGCAGTcccgttcaagacagttagggtaggtcgaaaaactctcatctcattttcttctccaatttcaaaatcatatacATCacagttttatcttttttgtaaacggcatttgaccttctttgcatgttcccTTTTAAACACTgagttggtacttctgcagcgatgtaggacgattttgaagttggaggagaaaatgagatgggagttttttgacctacactaactgtattgaactgaggagcatttaaggttaaaaagtatataagttattttttttttagaaaatgatcgatcgtttcgctagataagacccttattcttcagctggggttgtttagagccctctgaagcaaaagtctgtaaatttttgttctggaagtgaactactcctttaaaagaCATACAACAAACTTCCAGAGACAAGtcagagctaaactctgcaggacagagAGACCAAGTCTGGACATTCCTTGCCTCAAACGTCAGAGTTTCAGCTGAGTTTTCGTATTGTTTTTATACTTGCTTAAGTTAATGACTGAAACGTAGTTTGACCAAGCGTGCAAGCATTGTAGGGAAGCGCTgagcacaacctaacactttttgaacttCTCAAgttgtgtaaatccacgtggggttcagagtataattttttgtcCACGTTAATTTCagacttgtctagtacaaatatgtcgctttgtttcataattacagtgtgtacgtttttcgttatttacctcaaaagaaagcaAGTGAAAAGTGACGACATGGGGCACGTTgcaacatgaccatatgacagcttaaaatgttatctgatcgaatgaaaaaattacacaaaatactaaaatattttgtcaataaaataaatgattagcttttttgaatttaaaaaaaaacgttttttaagaataacaaatactcaatttttttgtctcacaatgaacacatcacACCCATGCGTGCGTAGGCCCTGATCGCAATacacatttcaaaacaatatgCGCAAATAGATgacacacattcagacattcagaaaaacacttccCTCCTTCCAAACACAGCTCTTACAGAACACAAGACACATAAACAAGCCAAAATGCTTCACATTTCATGAAACAATAATTTCTCCAACATTAAATGTCGATTGTCAGtcttcacctgtttcttgtggtttcttattaaaatccataaaagtaaatagtgaaaattaaatcactaatgtcatagaatagcatagtttaataacaGGCAGGGCAGATTGTAGCGCAGTGTTACAATATTCATCTGcgcgactggaatataaaactggttaatgtcttctgctggtttgccaagcattaataaacaatctacactgataaataacaaattggcgattaaaataatagcagatttgtctaattttctctgtatagtgttgctatggcaactagtaaataccatACATTTCGTTATACTAGGGTGTGTGgaaacatttaaaggggtcattggatgctaagttcacttttacatattgtttgaacattaatgtgtgttggcagtgtatgtaaatCTAAaccaaatctaccctataatgataaaaatctatgcagtggtttttaattaatctgtaaaataatattccatttacttttttaaatcgagccattctcaaatgcctgtccttgtggcgtcacaccgacagaggctgctcccacgattgTTGATggacatgagcattttacctcagatcagctgtaacagtccgccctctttgtttcgatgccggagcagggatgtaagttagacaagaatatctcagattgagtgattgaggtgttgtgatgctggatgtaataatgaacatagtggtcgtcatttactctcggcatctgagccgctgaagatgcagtagattatgcttgtttgtgaagggaatgcgcctcccgatctacatttatctgtctatgtttgcgcgaatcattcgtgatccagcttaaCTTacagttaagttttttttatgaatttttgcaatcgcctttcctaataatgtgctagttagcatgtTTTGCGGCaaaacgtggctaaagtaaacaggctggtctctccacagagagaagagaggggtgggacgagcagagctcatttgcatttaaagcagcctcgaccagaatgagatgatttttgcagagctgattttggcaaggtaaaaagggtgttgttttacacaaccattgagaatttttaaccaaagtatattatagacttttcattaagaccctaaagaatcatatcaacttgtggaaaatgggcatccaatgacccctttaaaccacGTGTGTTACAATTACCCCCGCATTAGTTTGTGCCCCGCGCACCCCTACATACCTGACCAATCGTGGTATGCGAGAAGGTGGGATCTACAGAGAATGGTCAATGCAATGCAAATACTTATACATAATGTATGAGCTCGTTAATAGAAAAACAAAGCCAAAGTCCGgacattttaggcaatttagaaatcttggccagGAAATAGAGGACGTATGGTCACCCtaagtaaagaaataaataacaaataataaataaataaatctacatAACAATACATAATAGTCCTATGTAATAACAGAATGTAAATCATTCAAAACTTATGACAAAATAATGAGCGATGTCTGTcagaaacatgaaaataatttgttgtttttattttgttgtttactatatttgcatatttgtttaCTATATTTGTCTTTGTGGAGTTGGTTATTTGGTTAGTCGGGACCTTTGAAATAACCAGAATCATTTGGCGAAATGATCTGGACATGTAATGCAGTCAAGACCTGCCTGGAACTACTTTAGCCGTGCGTTTCCTTGAAAATAATTGTGTTTCCCTGAAAATTGTGTTTgttcaccttatttttcaaagtggaactaaaatgttttctggtaatgtgttagacttcTGGTTCATAAGCTGCCATtttgaaataatgagaagaataataagagcagtaaactgtaaaactgtttgcactacaaaccataAAGAGTGGTAAAGTGGTACCAGTTGATACATCCTTTATAGCTCACTAAGTGTATACACAGTTCAGTCACAGGAAATAAAATgcacgtgtgtgtttgtgtactgGTAAAACCTACGTTGTGaagaccaaatgtccccacaagtacAGTAATTCCAGTAAATTCTAACCTTATGGGAACcttttttaggtccccatgaggaaacaagcttataattcatacacaataattaaaaaaataaaaatgcaggaAGTTTCAAGTGATGcataggtttaggggtagggttataGAATATACAGGTAtgtatattgttgttttttctgttatgtttacatttgtaCTGTTTGCCATATCTTTAATGTTAACAGGAGCTATTTGTTCCTGTTTTGTTTAACTGAATCTGAATTAAATGTAgtaaataaatctgaatttgaaaaaattgCACAACTGTAATTTTGTGATTTATTACATGTGCTATAAATGGTTAGCCAGAGCATTAAGAATGGGTGTCTTTTGGAAAATATATACTACTTTTGGCTTTTATTAATTCATGGTATTTTAGTATACAAGCAAAAGAAATATCATGTGAAAAGTCACTGTGAttcattcatcttttttttttttttttttttttttttttttactaaatagAACCAACTCAAAAgagtcattaattactttaaattcGTATTGAATTCTATGTTCTATGTCTTTATTTcctgtgcagtttaaatgagtaAAGAGTCCTGGagcagaaataaagtcaaaggccattaataaatacataatgaaTGACATACATCACGTTTTTGTTtctaaaatcttattttgcaaCCTACCGTCAGGACCTGTCCTGTTTAATTCAAGTGCATTAATGGTAAGTAAATTTATAAAGCAATTcacttttatcaaacaaatTTCAGTGTAacttactaaattaaatatagatgataattctgtcatctttactcacatgttgtttcaaacctgtattgcttgtttttttttctgtggagcacaaaaaGGTGAACTTTGAAAGAATGTTCCAGTTTGCTGTTTCCGTTTAACTGCTTTCAATAAAGCCTAATAATTTTCAAGCTTTAAAAGGAATGACAAATTAGTCCATATGACTCTTGCATGGTAGCTTTAGGTGAGAAAAACCTATGCTTCTTTATCTGTCTGGGTGCTGCTCAGTTCCTTATTATCTGTGCTGTGCAttcttgtttctctttcttgCATCCTAGCTCCCCCCTCTTAGGAtgcaaaaaaggaaacaaagacagtaattgtatttttaaagtaaaatattctCGCTCACTCaagtgatttaaaaatgtagtctTTTTGCAGGTACTTGAGTGTGTTTTACAGATCTGATGTCATGATCTTGAAAGCTTGAAGCttgaaaatgactgaatttcattgtatggaaaagactGATCAAGACATATGATGTAAGTGCTTTAATAGAGTCTGTATCATAGAATAGTAActtgttgttctgttttttatttggtagAAGGTCCTGGCACAacttttgttaaatgtaatacaACCTACGTTAGTGGAACTGTTGTTACTACAGTCATGG of the Labeo rohita strain BAU-BD-2019 chromosome 19, IGBB_LRoh.1.0, whole genome shotgun sequence genome contains:
- the LOC127181314 gene encoding formyl peptide receptor-related sequence 4-like isoform X3 is translated as MTSNTTHSFNSNSKISTSYERTTLDIVFYVSLVLLGTTGNSLVIWVAGFRMKPTVTNVWLVNLAVADLIFCLTRITSIIKSIFYDDWHFGDFLCKLDGFFKYANMFCSVFLLAIISVDRALCICCPVLTRKRRTLCLARMLSVGVWIVAVMFSSPYFVFRQSYVDKYNLTHCSYKEEEGHISSKYFYYCARFICGFLLPFLVILVCYILAAVGIRRTRFSGKSRPLRVLAVLVCAFFLCWAPYHILGLMKLVNKHNKAVKEGWGKASNLAYFNSCMNPVLYFCMGLDFSRRCNQSLSGIFHRALMEEGQSLIHQGTREESSNSIPRIVDTEFVTKV
- the LOC127181314 gene encoding formyl peptide receptor-related sequence 4-like isoform X1, yielding MTMGMTSNTTHSFNSNSKISTSYERTTLDIVFYVSLVLLGTTGNSLVIWVAGFRMKPTVTNVWLVNLAVADLIFCLTRITSIIKSIFYDDWHFGDFLCKLDGFFKYANMFCSVFLLAIISVDRALCICCPVLTRKRRTLCLARMLSVGVWIVAVMFSSPYFVFRQSYVDKYNLTHCSYKEEEGHISSKYFYYCARFICGFLLPFLVILVCYILAAVGIRRTRFSGKSRPLRVLAVLVCAFFLCWAPYHILGLMKLVNKHNKAVKEGWGKASNLAYFNSCMNPVLYFCMGLDFSRRCNQSLSGIFHRALMEEGQSLIHQGTREESSNSIPRIVDTEFVTKV
- the LOC127181314 gene encoding formyl peptide receptor-related sequence 4-like isoform X2; translation: MTMGMTSNTTHSFNSNSKISTSYERTTLDIVFYVSLVLLGTTGNSLVIWVAGFRMKPTVTNVWLVNLAVADLIFCLTRITSIIKSIFYDDWHFGDFLCKLDGFFKYANMFCSVFLLAIISVDRALCICCPVLTRKRRTLCLARMLSVGVWIVAVMFSSPYFVFRQSYVDKYNLTHCSYKEEEGHISSKYFYYCARFICGFLLPFLVILVCYILAAVGIRRTRFSGKSRPLRVLAVLVCAFFLCWAPYHILGLMKLVNKHNKAVKEGWGKASNLAYFNSCMNPVLYFCMGLDFSRRCNQSLSGIFHRALMEEGQSLIHQGTREESSNSIPRIVDTEFVTKV
- the LOC127181314 gene encoding formyl peptide receptor 2-like isoform X4: MTMGMTSNTTHSFNSNSKISTSYERTTLDIVFYVSLVLLGTTGNSLVIWVAGFRMKPTVTNVWLVNLAVADLIFCLTRITSIIKSIFYDDWHFGDFLCKLDGFFKYANMFCSVFLLAIISVDRALCICCPVLTRKRRTLCLARMLSVGVWIVAVMFSSPYFVFRQSYVDKYNLTHCSYKEEEGHISSKYFYYCARFICGFLLPFLVILVCYILAAVGIRRTRFSGKSRPLRVLAVLVCAFFLCWAPYHILGLMKLVNKHNKAVKEGWERLWRKAKVSYIKAPEKKALIPFQGL